A region of Elusimicrobiota bacterium DNA encodes the following proteins:
- a CDS encoding Jag N-terminal domain-containing protein, whose amino-acid sequence MKDWTGEGKTAEAAVARGLKKLGLTAEQVDVKVLGERASGLLSLFGFKRVKVRLVEKVRRSDRADRAEIPEREFRRTGPRGRRDERTREDKPPRSDENGRRGRSPEPRPEKRAPQRPEGRRHEPRPPVREERPERGRNPSRDRRGERPGPQSGPNPASRPPERIPEPPTEKNRDRSAPPPEASTRGSFHPSIPPESLLAQWRDLLGWEDLAWEFHPAENRRLPVDLKTSRGQTLAGSGGKVLEAFEYLFNLVSSGGDREKPWVSFRVAGFPSADESRLVDQALFAAFQVRRTGKMFRMDPMPPAHRRAVHQTLANHPDVETFSEGEGPLRLVVVKPKEKKE is encoded by the coding sequence GACGTTAAAGTTTTGGGCGAACGGGCCAGCGGGCTCCTAAGCCTGTTCGGGTTCAAGCGGGTGAAAGTGCGGTTGGTCGAAAAAGTCCGTCGGTCCGATCGGGCCGATCGGGCGGAGATCCCCGAGCGGGAGTTCCGCCGCACGGGTCCACGGGGCCGGCGGGACGAACGAACGCGAGAAGACAAACCGCCGCGCTCCGATGAAAATGGTCGCCGAGGCCGGTCTCCCGAACCCCGTCCGGAGAAGCGGGCGCCCCAACGGCCGGAGGGACGACGCCACGAGCCACGTCCGCCGGTTCGAGAGGAACGCCCGGAACGCGGGAGGAATCCGTCGCGGGACCGCCGGGGGGAACGCCCGGGCCCCCAAAGCGGACCGAACCCCGCCTCTCGGCCTCCTGAAAGGATTCCTGAACCCCCGACGGAAAAGAACCGCGACCGATCGGCGCCCCCTCCGGAGGCTTCGACCCGGGGATCGTTTCACCCGTCCATCCCGCCGGAATCTCTTCTCGCCCAGTGGCGGGATCTGTTGGGCTGGGAAGACCTGGCGTGGGAGTTTCACCCCGCGGAAAACCGGCGGCTTCCGGTGGATTTGAAAACCTCCCGCGGCCAAACCCTGGCCGGGAGCGGGGGAAAGGTATTGGAAGCGTTTGAATATTTGTTCAACCTGGTTTCCTCGGGCGGGGACCGGGAGAAACCCTGGGTGTCTTTCCGCGTGGCGGGCTTTCCATCGGCGGATGAATCCCGTCTGGTGGACCAAGCGCTTTTCGCCGCCTTTCAGGTCCGGCGCACGGGCAAGATGTTCCGCATGGACCCCATGCCTCCGGCCCACCGCCGCGCCGTCCATCAAACGCTGGCTAACCATCCCGACGTCGAAACTTTTTCGGAAGGGGAGGGGCCGCTCCGCCTCGTCGTCGTTAAACCCAAAGAGAAAAAAGAATAG
- the mnmE gene encoding tRNA uridine-5-carboxymethylaminomethyl(34) synthesis GTPase MnmE, with protein MNLDDTIVAIATPLGAGGLGVVRLSGSASLRLAQGLFRGATPLDQAPSHTLHHGLLRYGEEILDEAVAGIFRAPRSYTGEDVVEFSCHGGTHILHRVLESCLREGARLADPGEFTRRAYLNGKMDLAQSEAVADLIAAHTDAQRRLALETLRGGLSHRLRPTREKCLGLLAHLEANLDFVEDEVPGLSRKDLGTSLESLETEMAALMGPPGQGRLWREGIRVAIVGRPNTGKSSLFNALLDRNRAIVADAPGTTRDTLEESLVWNGLPVTLVDTAGLRDTDDAVEREGAERARQSLEGADLALLVVEAGSDPRPEDRTAAREAGARPTVLVLNKSDLAAPATAPQREIRWKTELGLFKSPAVHVSARTGEGLQGLRREALGLAGNGEEPKEPGMVLNARQEQRLREVLEALTRARAACGDAPEETLAMELRLALTGLDAVTGQGAPEEVLDAIFSRFCVGK; from the coding sequence TTGAACCTGGACGACACCATCGTGGCCATCGCCACGCCGTTGGGCGCCGGGGGTCTGGGCGTGGTGCGGCTCTCCGGATCGGCGTCCCTTCGCTTGGCCCAGGGTCTGTTTCGCGGCGCGACACCGCTGGACCAGGCCCCCTCCCACACCCTGCACCACGGCCTCCTGCGGTACGGCGAAGAAATTTTGGACGAGGCGGTGGCCGGCATTTTCCGCGCTCCCCGATCCTACACGGGGGAAGATGTGGTGGAATTTTCCTGCCACGGCGGGACCCACATCCTCCACCGCGTCCTTGAGAGTTGTCTTCGCGAGGGGGCTCGGCTGGCGGACCCCGGCGAATTCACGCGCCGCGCGTATCTGAACGGCAAAATGGACCTGGCCCAATCGGAAGCGGTGGCCGATTTGATCGCCGCCCACACCGACGCCCAACGCCGCCTCGCCCTGGAAACCCTTCGGGGAGGTCTTTCCCACCGACTCCGGCCCACGCGGGAAAAATGTTTGGGCCTTCTGGCCCACCTGGAAGCCAACCTGGATTTTGTGGAAGATGAAGTTCCAGGACTTTCCCGAAAGGACCTGGGGACCTCCCTGGAGTCCCTGGAGACGGAAATGGCCGCTCTCATGGGACCGCCTGGGCAAGGACGGCTCTGGCGGGAGGGGATCCGGGTCGCCATCGTCGGCCGACCGAATACCGGAAAATCCTCCCTCTTTAACGCCCTCCTGGACCGGAACCGGGCCATCGTCGCCGACGCGCCGGGAACCACGCGGGACACGCTGGAGGAGTCTTTGGTGTGGAACGGACTGCCTGTGACTTTGGTGGACACGGCGGGCCTGCGGGACACCGACGACGCCGTGGAACGGGAAGGCGCCGAACGGGCCCGCCAATCGTTGGAAGGCGCGGACCTGGCGCTTCTCGTGGTGGAGGCGGGTTCGGACCCTCGCCCGGAGGACCGGACCGCGGCACGGGAAGCGGGGGCGCGCCCCACCGTTCTCGTGCTGAACAAATCGGATCTGGCCGCTCCGGCCACGGCCCCCCAGCGGGAGATCCGCTGGAAAACGGAACTGGGGTTGTTCAAATCGCCCGCCGTGCACGTCTCCGCTCGAACGGGCGAAGGACTCCAGGGACTCCGCCGGGAAGCGCTCGGGCTGGCCGGGAACGGGGAAGAACCGAAAGAGCCGGGGATGGTTTTAAACGCCCGGCAGGAACAACGACTGCGCGAGGTCTTGGAAGCCCTCACGCGGGCCCGCGCGGCCTGCGGCGACGCGCCGGAAGAAACACTGGCCATGGAATTGCGACTCGCCCTGACGGGCCTCGACGCCGTTACGGGCCAGGGCGCACCGGAGGAGGTCTTGGATGCGATTTTTTCGCGCTTCTGCGTGGGCAAGTAG
- a CDS encoding M23 family metallopeptidase, with translation MRFFRASAWASSLTAWVLIGAGLAPGHAGGTPEFRVDPSTVTAGRTLAVLCRTGKPLKEGRVLVGAAEAHFYKTGWKRWRALVGIPATEPAGPHTAILTGTLGSEEFRSEIDFFVAEGSYPVSLIQLAPAKDALFTNGSVDRDAERLASFFSEPGSPKKLWDGAFLWPSTGVVSSVFGARRSYGGRPATGSHSGVDLANAAGTPVLCPARGRVVLAEWLESFGNVVMLDHGQGVYSYYLHMQSSAVSVGQTVNRDRCLGRMGQEGIATGPHVHWSVAVAGVRVDPMEWVERSVP, from the coding sequence ATGCGATTTTTTCGCGCTTCTGCGTGGGCAAGTAGTCTCACCGCGTGGGTTCTAATAGGGGCGGGCCTGGCGCCGGGCCACGCCGGGGGCACCCCCGAGTTCCGCGTGGATCCCTCCACCGTCACAGCGGGCCGCACCCTGGCCGTTCTATGCCGCACGGGTAAACCCTTGAAGGAGGGGCGGGTCCTCGTGGGGGCCGCCGAAGCCCATTTTTATAAGACCGGCTGGAAACGCTGGAGGGCCTTGGTGGGAATCCCCGCCACCGAACCGGCGGGACCCCACACCGCGATCCTCACCGGCACGCTCGGATCCGAGGAATTTCGCTCGGAAATCGATTTCTTCGTGGCGGAGGGATCCTACCCCGTGAGCCTGATCCAGCTGGCTCCCGCCAAAGACGCCCTTTTCACGAACGGGTCCGTGGACCGGGATGCGGAACGGCTGGCGTCTTTTTTCAGCGAACCCGGATCGCCGAAAAAACTCTGGGACGGCGCGTTCCTTTGGCCCTCCACCGGCGTCGTCTCCTCGGTGTTCGGCGCCCGGCGCAGTTACGGCGGCCGCCCGGCCACGGGGTCCCATTCAGGGGTGGACCTGGCCAACGCCGCCGGGACGCCCGTCCTGTGCCCCGCCCGCGGCCGCGTGGTATTGGCCGAATGGCTGGAGAGTTTCGGGAACGTGGTCATGCTGGACCACGGGCAGGGCGTTTACTCCTATTACCTCCACATGCAATCCTCCGCCGTCAGCGTGGGCCAAACCGTCAACCGCGACCGGTGTCTCGGACGGATGGGCCAGGAAGGGATCGCCACAGGCCCCCACGTCCACTGGTCGGTGGCCGTGGCCGGGGTGCGCGTCGATCCCATGGAATGGGTGGAAAGGTCCGTCCCATGA
- a CDS encoding cation transporter: MTPAHQHAETGRARFPLLFAAGVTAVIFGLELWGGLHSRSLALLSDAGHMLMDLTGILLTLFAVQLSSRPVSHRRTFGLHRLEVLAAFGNGILISMVAVGILWESARRMGSPEMPRLGTMMGVGTAGLAANLWVAWTLRRFAGGDINLRGAFLHAASDALASVGVIAGGAAMALTGWPLIDPLVGVGIAVIILWNALRLLKEALNLLLEGVPRTLRLDHVLAALTATPGVVRVTDAHLWGLCSHLVSLSAHILLAPDRWADQRAVLHQLGEMLRSRFGIHHVTLQLESSAWRESPPKE, from the coding sequence ATGACCCCCGCGCACCAGCACGCGGAAACCGGGCGGGCCCGATTTCCACTCCTGTTCGCGGCGGGCGTGACCGCCGTCATTTTCGGCTTGGAACTCTGGGGGGGGCTCCACAGCCGATCCCTGGCGCTCCTCTCCGACGCCGGGCACATGCTGATGGATCTCACGGGGATCCTGCTCACGCTGTTCGCCGTCCAGTTGTCGTCCAGGCCGGTGTCTCACCGTCGAACCTTCGGTCTCCACCGCCTGGAAGTGTTGGCGGCTTTTGGAAACGGGATTTTAATCTCCATGGTGGCGGTTGGAATTCTGTGGGAATCGGCGCGCCGAATGGGATCTCCGGAAATGCCGCGGCTGGGGACCATGATGGGAGTCGGAACGGCGGGGCTCGCGGCCAACCTTTGGGTCGCCTGGACCTTGCGCCGGTTCGCCGGAGGGGACATCAACCTGCGGGGGGCTTTTCTCCACGCGGCTTCCGACGCGCTCGCGAGCGTGGGCGTCATCGCGGGGGGGGCGGCCATGGCGCTCACGGGTTGGCCCCTCATCGATCCGCTGGTCGGGGTCGGCATCGCCGTCATCATTTTGTGGAACGCTTTGCGCCTTCTAAAAGAGGCCCTGAACCTTCTCTTGGAGGGGGTCCCCCGCACCCTTCGGCTGGACCACGTGCTCGCGGCCCTCACCGCGACACCGGGAGTGGTGCGCGTGACCGACGCCCATCTCTGGGGCCTCTGCTCTCACCTGGTCTCCTTGTCCGCCCACATCCTCCTCGCCCCCGACCGCTGGGCGGACCAGCGCGCCGTTCTCCATCAGCTCGGAGAAATGTTGCGTTCCCGTTTCGGGATCCACCACGTCACGCTCCAGCTGGAGTCGTCGGCCTGGCGGGAGTCTCCCCCGAAGGAATGA
- a CDS encoding type I 3-dehydroquinate dehydratase yields MRADLFPKQQLKPEQLQRTLRSLRRETRRPILLTLRMGEEGGGLSVKFREVDRLNLFRAALAEVDGVDVELAADEINRHVVFEAHKRGRFVVLSTHDFKRTPTNAVLSGFVRKARRLGGDILKVAARPLRQKDVERFMSFCEEASFRRRVFIPLGPLGRTAREQGFSSGSAMTYGFVRKPLAPGQLSVRHLVQQTRLHNQK; encoded by the coding sequence GTGCGGGCGGATCTCTTCCCCAAACAACAACTTAAACCCGAACAGCTCCAACGAACCCTGCGATCTCTTCGCCGGGAAACCCGTCGGCCCATCCTGCTGACGCTTCGCATGGGAGAAGAGGGGGGAGGCCTTTCCGTCAAGTTCCGCGAGGTGGACCGGCTGAACCTTTTCCGGGCGGCGCTGGCGGAAGTGGACGGAGTGGACGTGGAGCTGGCCGCCGACGAGATCAACCGCCACGTCGTCTTCGAAGCCCACAAACGGGGACGCTTCGTGGTTCTCTCGACCCACGACTTTAAACGCACGCCCACCAACGCCGTTCTGTCGGGTTTCGTTCGGAAGGCCCGCCGGTTGGGCGGCGACATTTTGAAGGTGGCGGCGCGCCCCCTTCGGCAAAAGGATGTGGAAAGATTTATGTCTTTTTGCGAGGAAGCTTCTTTCCGGCGACGGGTGTTTATTCCCCTGGGTCCCCTGGGCCGAACGGCACGCGAGCAAGGCTTTTCATCCGGTTCGGCGATGACCTACGGTTTCGTCCGAAAACCCTTGGCCCCGGGACAACTCTCCGTGCGCCATCTGGTTCAGCAGACCCGTCTCCACAACCAAAAATAA
- a CDS encoding PorV/PorQ family protein, translating to MKRECRSPGGNLWATLVAGFALFGPSSLFAGGKAGTNGAPFLQIAAGARAAALGGAYTALADDASSLMWNPAGLARVQRGELAATHTQWLQNADHDFLAGAIPTRWGTLAVGAVTLSVPDIPKRLTDTDAADGTFDSRDAAYSLGYGRTVGTHWALGLSAQYIRRTLDGSSAAAPAASLGAQWKTPFSFLTLGASLRNIGGDITFNEEGDPLPMTASVGAAARFLKDRLALALDARSVRDQDASFGLGCEYAPRLFKDGTGALSVGIRFRRRHRGRNGPDARGGARFFPLGPRCVLGALRSPGRLSPLRFPFFLLKEWDERNFPPVWAAGPSSWRLYRTLPIWPPTGAGRSKRVRTSSKCGRISSPNNNLNPNSSNEPCDLFAGKPVGPSC from the coding sequence ATGAAGCGAGAATGTCGGAGTCCGGGGGGAAACCTTTGGGCGACGTTGGTCGCCGGGTTCGCCCTTTTCGGTCCTTCCTCGCTCTTCGCCGGAGGCAAAGCCGGAACGAACGGGGCCCCCTTCCTCCAGATCGCCGCCGGGGCGCGGGCGGCGGCCTTGGGGGGGGCGTATACGGCCCTCGCGGATGACGCTTCGTCTCTGATGTGGAACCCCGCCGGTTTGGCCCGCGTTCAGCGCGGGGAACTGGCCGCCACCCACACCCAATGGCTCCAGAACGCGGATCACGATTTTCTGGCCGGCGCCATTCCCACGCGGTGGGGCACCCTGGCGGTGGGCGCCGTCACCCTCTCGGTTCCGGATATTCCGAAACGGTTGACGGACACCGACGCGGCGGATGGGACCTTCGATTCGCGGGACGCGGCCTATTCACTGGGGTACGGCCGGACCGTGGGAACCCATTGGGCCCTGGGCCTCTCCGCCCAGTATATTCGCCGAACCTTGGACGGATCTTCCGCGGCGGCCCCCGCCGCTTCCCTGGGCGCCCAATGGAAAACGCCATTTTCCTTCTTGACCCTGGGGGCCAGCCTTCGTAACATAGGGGGCGACATCACGTTCAATGAGGAAGGAGACCCTTTGCCCATGACTGCGTCGGTCGGCGCCGCCGCCCGTTTTCTAAAAGATCGTCTAGCTCTCGCGCTGGACGCCCGTTCGGTTCGAGACCAGGACGCGAGTTTCGGCCTGGGGTGTGAATACGCTCCCCGTCTTTTCAAAGACGGCACCGGAGCTCTCTCCGTGGGGATACGATTCCGCCGCCGGCACCGCGGGCGGAACGGGCCTGACGCTCGGGGCGGGGCTCGGTTTTTCCCGCTGGGGCCTCGATGTGTCCTGGGCGCCTTACGGAGCCCTGGGCGACTCTCTCCGCTACGGTTTCCGTTTTTCCTTCTAAAAGAATGGGACGAGCGAAACTTCCCTCCGGTCTGGGCCGCCGGGCCCTCATCGTGGCGTCTTTACCGGACGCTTCCCATCTGGCCGCCGACGGGCGCCGGGCGCTCAAAGAGGGTGCGGACGTCCTCGAAGTGCGGGCGGATCTCTTCCCCAAACAACAACTTAAACCCGAACAGCTCCAACGAACCCTGCGATCTCTTCGCCGGGAAACCCGTCGGCCCATCCTGCTGA
- a CDS encoding FecR domain-containing protein, producing MRRRNNHRLNALFAGLAGPFLLLSTVFAEPIVVKSVRGNAEIHRSKSQANRWRALQKGASVKPGDTVRTGKNARLELKIDDGSRVVLGSKSRVQVAESAPSRIFNLAVGRIKSFVKKLQPESKFEIRTPLATAAVRGTVFEMGFDEEAKAGFLDVDRGVVALSQDGRALDVRAGQRMDFLTDVPLGEAPSRESRGSAAPSSEDLARDALRHEVGLGMSKEMVMAAAAEEIRAAEYQEGKTLMDVNGNRVRLEEYIIRNPAEITVNPDRAFKLVTLNERADRFDYFYYLGQFNQTLPTDLPWL from the coding sequence ATGCGCCGACGAAACAATCATCGTCTGAACGCCCTCTTCGCGGGGTTGGCGGGTCCGTTCCTCCTCCTTTCAACTGTTTTTGCCGAGCCCATCGTGGTCAAATCCGTTCGTGGCAACGCGGAAATCCACCGTTCTAAATCCCAAGCCAACCGCTGGCGCGCCTTGCAGAAGGGCGCGTCGGTCAAGCCGGGCGACACGGTGCGGACCGGGAAGAACGCCCGGTTGGAGTTGAAGATCGATGATGGATCCCGGGTGGTTTTGGGGTCCAAAAGCCGGGTCCAGGTGGCCGAGTCCGCCCCGTCCCGAATCTTCAATCTCGCCGTGGGCCGCATAAAATCCTTCGTCAAGAAACTCCAACCCGAAAGCAAATTTGAAATCCGCACCCCTCTGGCCACGGCCGCCGTTCGAGGGACGGTTTTCGAAATGGGCTTCGATGAGGAGGCCAAGGCTGGGTTCTTGGACGTGGACCGGGGCGTCGTGGCCCTTTCCCAAGACGGGCGGGCCTTGGACGTTCGCGCGGGCCAGCGCATGGATTTCCTGACCGATGTGCCCCTGGGCGAAGCGCCGAGCCGTGAGTCCCGGGGCTCCGCCGCGCCGTCGTCCGAAGACCTGGCCCGGGACGCCCTCCGGCACGAGGTGGGGCTCGGGATGTCCAAAGAGATGGTCATGGCCGCCGCCGCCGAAGAAATCCGCGCGGCAGAATACCAGGAGGGAAAAACCCTCATGGACGTCAACGGAAACCGGGTGCGGCTGGAGGAATACATCATCCGCAACCCCGCCGAGATTACCGTCAACCCGGACCGCGCCTTTAAGCTGGTGACGCTGAACGAACGGGCCGACCGGTTCGACTATTTCTACTATTTGGGGCAATTCAACCAAACGCTCCCCACGGACCTTCCGTGGCTTTAA